From the Bdellovibrio reynosensis genome, one window contains:
- a CDS encoding DUF4360 domain-containing protein, with amino-acid sequence MKSKMLLAILGMLTAISFEANANQLRLGQPAYGGTGCPAGSASVTLSPDQQAVSILFDSYVTEAGGGRRVDRKSCNISVPVHVPQGYSVAVFQVDYRGFVSVPRGAMSRFDAEYFWAGARGPRVSRTFSGPISDVYTVSDGLLASALVWTPCGANVNLRVNTSMMAQTNARNEQTLATVDSADISSGLIYHIQWRRCH; translated from the coding sequence ATGAAATCAAAAATGCTTTTAGCAATCCTAGGAATGTTGACTGCAATCAGCTTCGAAGCGAATGCGAACCAACTAAGACTTGGTCAACCAGCATACGGCGGAACAGGCTGCCCTGCAGGATCAGCGAGTGTCACTTTAAGTCCTGACCAACAAGCGGTCAGTATCTTATTCGATAGCTATGTTACTGAAGCCGGCGGTGGTCGTCGTGTGGATCGTAAATCTTGTAACATTTCTGTTCCTGTTCACGTGCCACAAGGTTACAGCGTTGCTGTATTCCAAGTAGACTATCGCGGTTTCGTGTCTGTACCTCGCGGCGCTATGTCACGCTTTGACGCTGAGTACTTCTGGGCAGGCGCTAGAGGACCTCGCGTTTCTAGAACTTTCTCTGGTCCAATCAGCGACGTTTACACAGTGTCTGATGGTCTTTTGGCTTCAGCTCTGGTTTGGACTCCGTGCGGTGCTAACGTGAACCTTCGCGTAAACACTTCTATGATGGCGCAAACAAACGCTCGTAACGAACAAACTCTTGCGACTGTGGATAGCGCAGATATCTCTTCAGGTCTGATCTACCACATTCAATGGAGACGTTGCCACTAA
- a CDS encoding RtcB family protein, whose protein sequence is MPVLTSVTSPHVPVKIWSPEQEVEVQALQQLKNVASLPFVFKHVAAMPDVHLGIGATVGSVVATKGAVIPAAVGVDIGCGMIAARLNIEPARILHDLDRLRTLIEREIPVGTESNDHLTQSVKDWAGWKTMPEQVSLMRLKDKAAHQLGTLGGGNHFIEICTDEDGSVWVMLHSGSRNVGKSLAEEHIRHAKSDLARLATKLPDPDLAYYVEGTDEYQNYMRDLEWAQSYALENREEMLRRVLHAVSLHVGLKGAPLPYSLKVNCHHNYATREVHYGENVLVTRKGAVRAQRGDMGIIPGSMGARSYIVRGKGNPESFNSCAHGAGRRMSRSEAKRRFTINDLREQTAGVECRKDAGVIDEIPSAYKDIDKVMENQNDLVEVVAILKQVLCVKG, encoded by the coding sequence ATGCCAGTGCTCACAAGTGTGACCTCGCCCCATGTGCCTGTAAAAATCTGGTCGCCTGAACAAGAAGTTGAAGTTCAGGCTCTGCAACAACTAAAAAACGTAGCCTCATTGCCCTTCGTATTTAAACACGTGGCTGCCATGCCGGATGTGCATTTAGGTATTGGCGCTACTGTGGGGTCTGTCGTTGCAACGAAAGGGGCTGTGATCCCTGCTGCCGTAGGTGTTGATATCGGCTGCGGTATGATCGCTGCGCGCTTAAACATTGAACCTGCAAGAATCCTTCATGACCTTGATCGCTTAAGAACTTTAATTGAAAGAGAAATTCCCGTTGGTACTGAATCCAATGACCACCTTACGCAATCAGTGAAAGACTGGGCGGGCTGGAAAACTATGCCTGAACAAGTGTCTTTGATGCGTTTAAAAGATAAAGCGGCCCACCAGCTTGGAACACTGGGCGGTGGGAACCACTTTATTGAAATCTGCACGGACGAGGATGGTTCGGTGTGGGTGATGCTTCACTCTGGTTCGCGCAATGTCGGTAAAAGTTTAGCTGAAGAACACATTCGCCACGCGAAAAGTGATTTAGCACGACTGGCTACAAAACTTCCAGATCCGGATCTTGCTTATTACGTGGAAGGGACAGACGAGTACCAAAACTATATGCGCGATTTAGAATGGGCGCAAAGTTATGCCCTGGAAAATCGTGAAGAAATGTTAAGACGAGTGTTGCATGCAGTTTCACTTCATGTGGGATTAAAAGGAGCACCACTTCCTTATTCCTTGAAGGTGAACTGTCACCATAACTATGCGACGCGCGAAGTTCACTATGGCGAAAACGTTTTAGTGACTCGTAAAGGTGCAGTGCGCGCACAGCGTGGAGATATGGGAATCATCCCTGGCTCTATGGGAGCTAGATCCTACATCGTGCGAGGCAAAGGCAATCCAGAATCTTTTAATTCTTGCGCCCATGGTGCCGGGCGCAGAATGTCTCGCTCGGAAGCCAAACGTCGTTTTACGATCAATGATCTACGCGAACAAACTGCCGGTGTTGAATGTAGAAAAGATGCGGGTGTTATTGATGAGATACCTAGCGCTTACAAGGATATCGATAAAGTTATGGAAAATCAGAATGATCTGGTCGAAGTGGTTGCGATTTTAAAACAGGTGCTTTGTGTGAAGGGGTAA
- a CDS encoding DUF4360 domain-containing protein, whose translation MWRNIAQLSFATLMFAGLNANAQTPPGVRVQSLQALGSGCPAGSYSANISPDGQSFSLLLDNYVASSTMQNPISRLMCELRVNFHVPRGWSFAVVSADYRGYAYAEAGTYAVHQALYSFDGSKPRNERPGYENGSTYNFRQQEFRGPYNDNYYIRHDIDPRLAHWSPCRNDDTQTLFLTTFLMSRNLNLSSLVQAQITLDSVDGRVQSQNYRFAWKRCTPGNGGGYNPNPGPVDPGNGRQPRNPGRPPRFP comes from the coding sequence ATGTGGCGTAATATTGCTCAACTCAGTTTTGCGACTCTTATGTTTGCGGGTTTAAACGCAAATGCACAAACTCCACCGGGCGTGCGAGTGCAATCACTGCAAGCATTAGGCAGCGGCTGCCCAGCGGGATCTTACAGCGCCAATATCTCTCCTGACGGACAATCCTTTTCACTTCTTTTAGATAATTATGTTGCTAGTTCGACAATGCAAAATCCAATTTCACGATTGATGTGTGAATTGCGTGTGAATTTCCACGTGCCTCGCGGTTGGTCTTTCGCAGTGGTGTCTGCTGACTACCGCGGTTATGCCTATGCAGAGGCTGGCACTTATGCTGTTCATCAAGCCTTGTATTCTTTTGATGGCAGCAAGCCTCGCAACGAACGTCCGGGTTATGAAAACGGCAGCACTTACAACTTCCGCCAACAAGAATTCCGTGGGCCTTACAATGACAACTACTACATCCGTCATGACATCGATCCACGCTTAGCGCACTGGTCACCTTGCCGTAACGATGATACGCAAACTCTTTTCTTAACAACGTTCTTAATGAGCCGAAATTTAAATCTTTCATCTCTAGTTCAAGCGCAAATCACATTGGACAGCGTGGATGGCAGAGTTCAATCGCAAAATTATAGATTCGCTTGGAAACGCTGCACACCGGGTAATGGTGGTGGTTACAATCCAAATCCAGGCCCGGTAGATCCTGGCAACGGTCGACAGCCGCGCAATCCGGGAAGACCTCCGCGCTTCCCGTAA
- a CDS encoding HNH endonuclease yields MQKERKLLHVILEHIREIEVRKLYLGKAYSSIYEYLTKELGYSGSAAMRRLEAARLIHEVPVVAERIQEGALNLSQIGELSRAIKEKEKVSGQKVTAFQKQELVSVVSGKTIKQTQHELARVLDLPIKEYDTQKVQKDESVRLELTLSKEQYEKLMQCKDLAAHILLQENGTVSLSEVIEFIANQYLDEKFGRNKKVGNHTSEKVAEKNVKASHSNKLLLNEPMAKKNSLVKNENKPDHLKDLNLAIVTTDAVVERKSVTPKLRRFIFNRDKSCQFIDLKTGHKCTSTFALQVDHKISKWAGGRNHHENLQLLCGQHNREKYRREVNLRFREMP; encoded by the coding sequence GTGCAAAAGGAAAGAAAACTTTTGCATGTGATTCTGGAACATATCCGTGAAATTGAAGTGCGCAAACTTTATCTGGGAAAAGCTTATTCTTCTATTTACGAATATCTTACTAAAGAGCTTGGTTATTCTGGATCGGCGGCCATGCGACGACTTGAAGCTGCTCGTCTTATTCATGAAGTTCCGGTGGTGGCTGAAAGAATCCAAGAAGGTGCATTGAATCTTTCACAAATTGGTGAATTGTCTCGTGCGATCAAAGAAAAAGAAAAGGTCAGTGGGCAAAAGGTTACTGCTTTTCAAAAGCAGGAATTGGTCTCGGTTGTGTCAGGTAAAACCATAAAACAAACGCAACATGAATTGGCCCGTGTTCTGGATTTACCTATTAAGGAATATGACACTCAAAAAGTTCAAAAAGACGAGTCTGTTCGATTGGAACTTACGCTATCTAAAGAACAATATGAAAAGCTTATGCAATGCAAAGATTTGGCAGCGCATATTTTGTTGCAAGAAAATGGAACAGTTTCTTTAAGTGAAGTAATCGAATTTATTGCGAATCAATATTTGGACGAAAAATTTGGAAGAAATAAGAAGGTTGGAAATCACACCTCCGAAAAAGTCGCCGAGAAAAATGTTAAAGCTAGTCATAGCAATAAGCTTTTATTGAATGAACCTATGGCGAAAAAGAACTCGTTAGTGAAAAACGAAAATAAACCTGACCATCTTAAAGATTTAAATCTTGCAATAGTTACCACCGATGCGGTGGTAGAACGTAAATCAGTAACTCCAAAATTGCGCCGATTTATTTTCAACAGAGATAAAAGCTGTCAGTTTATCGATTTGAAAACAGGGCATAAATGCACCAGCACTTTTGCTTTGCAAGTTGATCACAAAATATCAAAGTGGGCTGGAGGAAGAAATCACCATGAAAATCTTCAGCTATTATGTGGGCAACATAATCGTGAAAAATATAGAAGAGAGGTAAATCTTAGATTTAGGGAAATGCCTTAA
- the aspA gene encoding aspartate ammonia-lyase encodes MENYRIEKDLLGEMKVPAEAYYGIHTVRAIDNFQISNQTIGDNALFIRGLALVKKACALANRDLKTLSKETVDAIVDACDEIINDPKKWGKQFPSDVYQGGAGTSVNMNANEVIANIALEKKGLVKGTYDVINPNDDVNKCQSTNDVYPTAFRVALYESLDVVIKAVSDLAKVFEAKGKEFSDVLKMGRTQLQDAVPMSLGQEFNAFATLLKEDVKLIASVQKLILEVNLGATAIGTGVNAPEGYPKTVVKRLVQVTGHPFVETEDLIEATSDCGAYIIISSALKRTAVKVSKICNDLRLLSSGPRAGLKEINLPAMQAGSSIMPAKVNPVIPEVVNEVCFKIIGNDLAITLAAEAGQLQLNVMEPVIASSIFESISLLTNACNTLTTKCVTGITANKERCRNYVMNSIGIVTYLDPIIGHEEGDKIGKICAATGRNVAEVALERGVVTQEQLDEIFSTENLLNPKYIGFLEH; translated from the coding sequence ATGGAAAACTATAGAATTGAAAAAGACCTGCTTGGCGAAATGAAAGTCCCTGCCGAAGCCTATTATGGAATTCATACGGTACGCGCCATCGATAACTTTCAGATTTCAAACCAAACCATCGGCGACAATGCTTTATTCATTCGTGGCTTGGCTTTAGTTAAAAAAGCCTGTGCTTTAGCCAACCGTGATTTAAAAACGTTATCTAAAGAAACTGTCGATGCCATTGTTGATGCCTGTGACGAAATCATCAACGATCCAAAAAAATGGGGAAAACAGTTTCCTTCCGATGTCTATCAAGGCGGGGCGGGAACTTCGGTTAACATGAATGCCAATGAAGTTATCGCCAATATTGCTTTAGAGAAAAAAGGTCTGGTGAAAGGGACTTACGACGTTATCAATCCTAACGATGACGTGAATAAATGCCAATCTACCAACGACGTTTATCCGACAGCTTTTCGTGTGGCTTTGTATGAAAGCCTTGATGTGGTGATTAAAGCCGTTTCGGATTTGGCGAAGGTTTTTGAAGCCAAGGGGAAAGAATTTTCTGACGTTTTGAAAATGGGGCGCACGCAGTTGCAAGATGCGGTTCCTATGTCTTTAGGCCAAGAGTTTAATGCCTTTGCTACTTTGTTAAAAGAGGATGTGAAGCTTATAGCCTCTGTGCAAAAACTAATTCTTGAAGTGAACTTGGGGGCGACGGCGATTGGAACTGGAGTCAATGCGCCTGAGGGTTACCCAAAGACCGTCGTCAAACGTCTGGTGCAAGTCACAGGTCATCCTTTTGTAGAAACTGAAGATCTGATTGAAGCTACCAGCGATTGCGGTGCTTACATCATTATATCAAGTGCTCTGAAGCGCACGGCTGTTAAGGTTTCGAAAATTTGTAATGACCTAAGACTTTTAAGTTCTGGTCCTCGCGCAGGTTTAAAAGAAATCAATCTTCCAGCGATGCAGGCCGGTTCTTCCATTATGCCTGCGAAGGTAAATCCCGTAATTCCTGAAGTCGTAAACGAAGTTTGTTTTAAAATTATAGGTAATGACTTGGCGATCACCCTGGCCGCTGAAGCAGGACAGCTTCAGTTGAATGTCATGGAACCAGTGATTGCTTCTTCTATTTTTGAATCCATCAGTCTACTGACAAATGCTTGCAACACTTTAACTACGAAGTGTGTAACAGGAATCACGGCGAATAAAGAACGTTGTCGCAATTACGTGATGAACAGTATTGGTATCGTCACTTACCTTGATCCAATTATTGGTCATGAAGAAGGTGATAAGATAGGAAAGATCTGCGCTGCCACAGGCCGCAACGTCGCAGAAGTGGCGTTAGAGCGTGGTGTAGTGACGCAAGAACAACTTGATGAAATCTTCTCGACTGAAAATCTGTTAAATCCTAAATACATCGGGTTTTTAGAACATTAG
- a CDS encoding MBL fold metallo-hydrolase has translation MKAILIALAGLFVTSGCQSFKYYDPAKPHHGEKSFLNNYDNSEKQSFWKWQWERFIKDKPKEPEFEPEILKTDSAFLKSNQSQNTFTWIGHATALLQAGGANVLTDPVFSERVSPVSFAGPSRVVKLPMQMEDLPPIDAVVVSHGHYDHLDLPTLKELAKRNPQTLFLVPLGNAELLQGEGIKNVKELDWWENVTVKGLTITFTPAQHWSARSLFDRNQTLWGGWYVRSANFSFLYTGDTGYSKDFLDIAEKLGAVDIAFIPIGAYEPRWFMKQQHVNPEEAVQIHLDVKAKLSIGGHWGTFRLSDEAMAAPPQDLEKALAHKNVKPSEFRVMKHGEILIYTPTSSK, from the coding sequence ATGAAAGCGATCTTAATAGCACTAGCGGGATTATTTGTGACATCGGGCTGCCAAAGTTTTAAATATTACGACCCAGCGAAGCCTCATCATGGCGAAAAGTCTTTTTTAAATAACTACGACAATTCTGAAAAACAAAGCTTTTGGAAGTGGCAGTGGGAACGATTCATTAAAGACAAACCAAAAGAACCTGAGTTTGAACCCGAAATTTTAAAAACAGATTCGGCCTTTTTAAAATCAAATCAGTCCCAAAACACTTTCACCTGGATTGGTCATGCGACAGCCTTGCTGCAAGCCGGGGGTGCTAATGTTTTAACCGATCCTGTTTTCAGTGAACGAGTTTCACCGGTTTCTTTTGCCGGTCCTAGCCGCGTCGTGAAGCTTCCGATGCAGATGGAAGATTTGCCGCCGATAGACGCCGTAGTTGTTTCCCATGGTCATTATGATCATTTGGATTTACCAACTTTGAAAGAATTAGCGAAAAGAAATCCCCAAACATTGTTTTTAGTTCCCTTAGGAAACGCAGAACTTTTGCAAGGTGAAGGCATAAAGAACGTCAAAGAATTGGATTGGTGGGAAAACGTGACGGTCAAAGGTTTGACGATCACTTTCACTCCGGCACAACATTGGTCAGCGCGTTCGCTGTTTGATCGCAACCAAACTTTATGGGGTGGCTGGTATGTTCGTTCCGCGAATTTCAGTTTTCTTTATACCGGGGACACGGGCTATTCAAAAGACTTCCTGGATATTGCAGAAAAGTTGGGCGCTGTTGATATTGCCTTTATTCCCATTGGTGCCTATGAACCACGCTGGTTTATGAAGCAGCAGCACGTTAATCCTGAAGAGGCTGTGCAAATCCACTTAGACGTTAAAGCGAAGCTTTCCATCGGTGGTCATTGGGGAACCTTTAGACTTAGTGATGAGGCGATGGCTGCTCCGCCGCAGGATTTAGAAAAAGCCCTGGCGCATAAAAATGTGAAGCCTTCTGAATTCCGTGTTATGAAGCACGGTGAAATATTGATCTACACGCCGACTTCGTCGAAATAA